A stretch of Glandiceps talaboti chromosome 18, keGlaTala1.1, whole genome shotgun sequence DNA encodes these proteins:
- the LOC144448855 gene encoding flotillin-2-like isoform X1, which translates to MGNCHTVGPNEALVVSGGCCGATTKKTVIGGWAWAWCLVTDVQRLSLEVMTLNPTCEHVETSEGVPLTVTGVAQVKVMTEPELLATACEQFLGKSESHVESVILQTMEGHLRAILGTLTVEAIYQDRDQFAALVREVASPDVGRMGIEILSFTIKDVYDRVDYLDSLGKAQTAVVKRDADIGVAEANRDAGIKESEYNRQMMDEKFDAETKIADSHRLYELQKAGFEKEVNARKAEAELAYELQAAKVKQKIRNEEIEIEVVERRKLIDIEEKEISRKEKELIATVKRPAEAESFKVETLADGKRTQTILSAAADAEKIRAIGTAEATAIEAIGKAEAERMRMKAAAYKQYGDAAMMSLVLEAMPKIAAEVSAPLAKTDEIVLLGGESRTTDEVTKLVGQLPPAVQALTGIDLSQVLKKVPGAKA; encoded by the exons GTGGTTGCTGCGGAGCCACAACAAAGAAGACAGTAATAGGAGGCTGGGCTTGGGCCTGGTGTCTTGTTACCGATGTACAGAGACTGAGTCTGGAAGTGATGACTTTGAATCCAACCTGTGAGCATGTAGAGACATCGGAAGGTGTACCACTAACAGTGACAGGTGTAGCACAGGTCAAGGTCATGACAGAGCCTGAATTACTGGCCACAGCTTGTGAACAGTTCCTTGGCAAGTCAGAGAGTCATGTGGAAAGTGTGATTTTGCAAACCATGGAGGGCCATCTCAGAGCCATTCTTG GTACACTGACAGTTGAGGCTATTTATCAAGACAGAGACCAGTTTGCAGCTTTAGTACGAGAGGTGGCATCACCTGACGTAGGACGTATGGGAATTGAAATTCTCAGTTTCACCATCAAAGATGTGTATGACAGAGTAGACTACTTGGATTCACTGGGTAAAGCTCAAACAGCTGTGGTTAAGAGAGATGCTGATATTGGTGTGGCTGAAGCTAACAGAGATGCTGGAATCAAG GAATCAGAATACAACAGACAGATGATGGATGAGAAATTTGATGCCGAGACAAAGATTGCTGACTCTCATAGGTTGTATGAATTACAGAAGGCAGGCTTTGAGAAGGAGGTTAACGCTAGG AAAGCAGAAGCAGAATTGGCTTATGAACTACAAGCAGCTAAAGTCAAACAGAAGATCAGAAATgaagaaattgaaattgaagttgTAGAACGTCGTAAACTGATTGACATTGAGGAGAAAGAAATTTCTCGTAAAGAGAAGGAACTGATAGCAACTGTTAAAAGACCAGCAGAAGCTGAATCATTTAAAGTGGAGACATTGGCTGATGGTAAAAG AACTCAGACTATCCTCAGTGCTGCAGCTGATGCTGAAAAGATCCGTGCTATCGGTACAGCTGAGGCTACTGCTATTGAAGCTATTGGTAAAGCTGAAGCTGAGAGAATGAGAATGAAGGCTGCTGCCTATAAACAATATGGAGATGCTGCTATGATGAGTCTTGTCTTGGAAGCTATGCCAAAG ATCGCTGCTGAGGTATCAGCTCCACTGGCTAAGACCGATGAGATTGTATTGTTAGGTGGTGAAAGTAGAACAACAGATGAAGTAACTAAATTGGTTGGTCAGCTACCACCAGCAGTGCAAGCACTAACTGGTATTGACCTTTCTCAG gtTTTGAAAAAGGTTCCTGGAGCCAAAGCTTAG
- the LOC144448855 gene encoding flotillin-2-like isoform X2, producing the protein MGNIHIAGPNEALIISGGCCGATTKKTVIGGWAWAWCLVTDVQRLSLEVMTLNPTCEHVETSEGVPLTVTGVAQVKVMTEPELLATACEQFLGKSESHVESVILQTMEGHLRAILGTLTVEAIYQDRDQFAALVREVASPDVGRMGIEILSFTIKDVYDRVDYLDSLGKAQTAVVKRDADIGVAEANRDAGIKESEYNRQMMDEKFDAETKIADSHRLYELQKAGFEKEVNARKAEAELAYELQAAKVKQKIRNEEIEIEVVERRKLIDIEEKEISRKEKELIATVKRPAEAESFKVETLADGKRTQTILSAAADAEKIRAIGTAEATAIEAIGKAEAERMRMKAAAYKQYGDAAMMSLVLEAMPKIAAEVSAPLAKTDEIVLLGGESRTTDEVTKLVGQLPPAVQALTGIDLSQVLKKVPGAKA; encoded by the exons ATGGGTAACATCCATATAGCAGGACCCAATGAAGCTTTGATCATCTCTG GTGGTTGCTGCGGAGCCACAACAAAGAAGACAGTAATAGGAGGCTGGGCTTGGGCCTGGTGTCTTGTTACCGATGTACAGAGACTGAGTCTGGAAGTGATGACTTTGAATCCAACCTGTGAGCATGTAGAGACATCGGAAGGTGTACCACTAACAGTGACAGGTGTAGCACAGGTCAAGGTCATGACAGAGCCTGAATTACTGGCCACAGCTTGTGAACAGTTCCTTGGCAAGTCAGAGAGTCATGTGGAAAGTGTGATTTTGCAAACCATGGAGGGCCATCTCAGAGCCATTCTTG GTACACTGACAGTTGAGGCTATTTATCAAGACAGAGACCAGTTTGCAGCTTTAGTACGAGAGGTGGCATCACCTGACGTAGGACGTATGGGAATTGAAATTCTCAGTTTCACCATCAAAGATGTGTATGACAGAGTAGACTACTTGGATTCACTGGGTAAAGCTCAAACAGCTGTGGTTAAGAGAGATGCTGATATTGGTGTGGCTGAAGCTAACAGAGATGCTGGAATCAAG GAATCAGAATACAACAGACAGATGATGGATGAGAAATTTGATGCCGAGACAAAGATTGCTGACTCTCATAGGTTGTATGAATTACAGAAGGCAGGCTTTGAGAAGGAGGTTAACGCTAGG AAAGCAGAAGCAGAATTGGCTTATGAACTACAAGCAGCTAAAGTCAAACAGAAGATCAGAAATgaagaaattgaaattgaagttgTAGAACGTCGTAAACTGATTGACATTGAGGAGAAAGAAATTTCTCGTAAAGAGAAGGAACTGATAGCAACTGTTAAAAGACCAGCAGAAGCTGAATCATTTAAAGTGGAGACATTGGCTGATGGTAAAAG AACTCAGACTATCCTCAGTGCTGCAGCTGATGCTGAAAAGATCCGTGCTATCGGTACAGCTGAGGCTACTGCTATTGAAGCTATTGGTAAAGCTGAAGCTGAGAGAATGAGAATGAAGGCTGCTGCCTATAAACAATATGGAGATGCTGCTATGATGAGTCTTGTCTTGGAAGCTATGCCAAAG ATCGCTGCTGAGGTATCAGCTCCACTGGCTAAGACCGATGAGATTGTATTGTTAGGTGGTGAAAGTAGAACAACAGATGAAGTAACTAAATTGGTTGGTCAGCTACCACCAGCAGTGCAAGCACTAACTGGTATTGACCTTTCTCAG gtTTTGAAAAAGGTTCCTGGAGCCAAAGCTTAG